Proteins found in one Brevibacillus brevis genomic segment:
- a CDS encoding DinB family protein, giving the protein MLRRPERDEYAAYFDYYIGLVPEGELQTILTQQGERQVALFSSLAPEQIDYRYAPGKWTVKEVLGHLVDTERIMSYRLLRIARGDQTPLVGFDENAFVEHGGFQLRDLSDLLEEYKAVRASTIAQVRGISPEAWTRTGLANGNKLSARTLAYVIAGHEAHHTTILKERYLGKEWQLAHEQGSQYTEK; this is encoded by the coding sequence ATGCTCAGACGACCAGAGCGGGATGAATACGCTGCTTATTTTGACTATTATATTGGACTTGTACCGGAGGGGGAGCTGCAAACGATCCTCACACAACAAGGAGAGAGGCAAGTCGCATTATTTTCCTCACTTGCGCCCGAGCAAATTGATTATCGGTATGCACCAGGCAAATGGACGGTAAAAGAGGTTTTGGGTCATCTCGTCGATACAGAACGCATCATGAGCTATCGCTTGTTGAGAATTGCGAGAGGAGATCAGACACCCCTCGTCGGTTTTGATGAGAATGCTTTTGTTGAACACGGGGGCTTTCAACTAAGAGACCTCTCAGATTTATTGGAAGAGTACAAGGCTGTTCGTGCTTCCACCATCGCGCAGGTCCGCGGAATCTCTCCGGAAGCATGGACGCGTACAGGACTTGCCAACGGAAACAAACTATCTGCAAGGACATTGGCCTACGTGATTGCTGGACATGAAGCTCACCACACTACCATTTTGAAAGAGCGGTATTTGGGGAAGGAATGGCAACTGGCCCACGAACAAGGTTCGCAATACACGGAAAAATAA
- a CDS encoding cyclase family protein: protein MKMYDVTATVYEGMTVYKNKPEKQPKIHTATSGYVTESRIDMDLHTGTHVDAPLHMVNAGDTFESISLEKLVGNCKVLDLTAVEDRITRADLERFDLARGDFVLFKTKNSFEEAFSFEFIFLSEEGAEYVSELGVRGIGTDALGIERSQEGHPTHKKLFAAGVIVIEGLRLAEVPPGEYFLVAAPLKLIGTDAAPARVLLFEGLHSNLSIETE from the coding sequence ATGAAAATGTATGATGTAACCGCCACCGTGTACGAAGGAATGACGGTATATAAAAACAAGCCGGAAAAGCAGCCGAAAATACATACGGCTACCAGTGGGTATGTAACCGAATCGAGAATCGATATGGACCTTCACACGGGTACCCATGTGGATGCTCCCCTGCACATGGTGAATGCTGGCGATACATTTGAGAGTATTTCCTTGGAGAAGCTAGTTGGCAATTGCAAGGTTCTCGATCTCACAGCGGTAGAAGACAGGATCACACGCGCTGACTTGGAGAGATTCGATCTTGCGCGAGGAGATTTTGTCCTGTTTAAAACGAAAAACTCTTTTGAAGAGGCGTTCTCTTTTGAATTCATCTTTCTGTCAGAGGAAGGTGCAGAATATGTAAGTGAGCTGGGGGTGCGGGGCATTGGCACTGATGCACTTGGAATCGAACGTAGCCAGGAGGGTCACCCCACACATAAAAAGCTGTTTGCAGCGGGAGTCATTGTCATAGAAGGCTTGCGGCTAGCAGAGGTCCCACCAGGCGAGTACTTTCTGGTAGCTGCCCCACTCAAGCTGATTGGCACCGATGCAGCCCCGGCAAGGGTCCTATTGTTTGAAGGTTTACATAGCAATTTGTCTATCGAAACTGAATGA
- a CDS encoding Gfo/Idh/MocA family protein, whose translation MRFGVIGTNWITEEFIQAGQEVEGFSLQAVYSRTIERAKEIADKYHAPFAYSSLEEMAASKNIDAVYIASPNSCHAEQAIQCMDAGLHVLCEKPLASNAIEVEEMIEAAKRNDVLLMEAVKSTLLPNFFAIQDNLHKLGKIRRFIASNCQYSSRYDAYREGKVLRAFDPAFSNGALMDIGIYCLYPLLILFGRPDDVKAGGIVLDSGVDGEGSMLLKYRQMDAIISYSKITTSYQPAEIQGEDATMVIDRINHLKEVDIRYRDGRIEQVTRPQTPKTMHYEIREFLRLARIGARQSATNSHEVSKMAMQVMDEARRQMGIAFPADRKKQ comes from the coding sequence ATGCGATTTGGCGTAATCGGAACGAACTGGATCACCGAGGAATTTATCCAGGCTGGTCAAGAAGTAGAAGGATTTTCTCTTCAGGCTGTTTATTCACGTACCATCGAACGCGCCAAGGAAATCGCTGACAAGTACCATGCTCCATTCGCCTATAGCAGCCTAGAAGAAATGGCTGCAAGCAAAAATATTGACGCGGTCTATATTGCGAGCCCCAACTCCTGCCACGCGGAACAAGCGATCCAGTGCATGGACGCGGGGCTGCACGTATTGTGTGAAAAGCCACTCGCTTCCAATGCAATTGAGGTAGAAGAAATGATCGAGGCAGCGAAAAGAAATGACGTGCTTCTCATGGAGGCTGTCAAATCTACACTGTTGCCCAATTTTTTTGCGATACAAGACAACCTTCACAAGCTGGGAAAAATACGACGTTTTATTGCGAGCAATTGCCAATATTCTTCGCGCTATGACGCCTACCGCGAAGGGAAGGTTTTACGTGCTTTTGATCCTGCTTTTTCAAACGGAGCCTTGATGGACATCGGTATCTATTGTCTATATCCGTTACTCATCCTTTTTGGCAGACCAGACGACGTCAAAGCAGGAGGAATTGTGCTTGATTCTGGCGTGGATGGAGAAGGCAGTATGCTGTTGAAATATCGCCAGATGGATGCCATCATTAGCTACTCGAAAATTACGACCTCCTATCAGCCAGCAGAAATTCAAGGGGAGGACGCCACGATGGTAATCGATCGAATCAACCATCTCAAAGAAGTGGACATTCGTTACAGGGACGGACGAATCGAGCAAGTAACAAGGCCACAGACCCCGAAGACTATGCACTATGAAATAAGAGAATTCTTGCGCTTGGCAAGGATTGGGGCCAGACAATCCGCAACGAATTCGCATGAAGTTTCCAAAATGGCCATGCAGGTCATGGATGAAGCGAGAAGACAGATGGGCATTGCTTTTCCAGCGGATCGAAAAAAACAGTAG
- the zwf gene encoding glucose-6-phosphate dehydrogenase, with translation MEAMTFVLFGATGDLAKRKIFPALFNLYVDQKLPAAFSIIGVGRRAWSDDEFQESVRHSVHEFSRRAQIDSHELDAFLSACRYAEVDVMEPRAYVTLHDLVLQREQELQIPQNRMFYLSVAPQFFEGIATNVKASGLGSTTGWKRLIIEKPFGHDLQSAKELNEKLGKAFSEEEIYRIDHYLGKPMVQNLEALEFANPVFQALWNNQFIANVQITANETVGVEDRAGYYEPVGALRDMLQNHMLQMLMIIAMQLPKRITSAHIREEKRKVMAAVRPMKKEEVGTHVIRGQYSAGHIQGTPVAGYRDEPGVDPVSMTETYIATRVWIDDPFWQGVPFYIRTGKRLQEKSTRIVIEFKNPHEKLYQEQNETTSPNLLIISVNPNEGIALQVNSKNPTNSGKIEPVTVDFSAGTKDVPEAYELLLFDALRGDSTYFAHWDEVRLSWEWVTPILEAFAENLVPLFTYEAGSFGPKAAEQLLAADGFVWWLDKVEERVPVTATR, from the coding sequence ATGGAAGCGATGACCTTTGTCCTTTTTGGCGCGACAGGAGATTTAGCAAAACGCAAAATTTTCCCTGCGCTCTTCAATTTATATGTCGATCAAAAGTTGCCTGCCGCTTTTTCGATTATCGGCGTGGGGAGAAGGGCGTGGTCTGATGACGAATTTCAGGAATCTGTTCGCCATTCTGTCCATGAGTTTTCCCGTCGGGCCCAGATTGATTCCCACGAACTAGATGCTTTCTTGTCTGCTTGTCGCTATGCGGAAGTAGATGTCATGGAACCGCGTGCTTATGTTACGTTACATGATCTAGTCCTGCAAAGAGAGCAAGAGCTGCAGATTCCGCAAAACCGGATGTTTTACTTGTCAGTGGCCCCGCAATTTTTCGAGGGAATTGCAACCAATGTCAAAGCCAGCGGGCTCGGTTCAACGACAGGCTGGAAGCGCCTGATCATTGAAAAACCGTTTGGACATGATTTGCAATCCGCGAAAGAATTGAATGAAAAGCTGGGGAAAGCATTTTCGGAAGAAGAAATTTATCGCATTGACCATTACTTGGGAAAACCGATGGTGCAAAACCTCGAGGCTCTCGAATTTGCGAACCCGGTCTTTCAGGCTCTCTGGAACAATCAGTTCATCGCCAACGTGCAAATTACGGCGAATGAAACGGTCGGCGTCGAGGATCGGGCTGGATATTACGAGCCAGTTGGAGCACTGCGTGACATGCTTCAAAATCACATGTTGCAAATGCTCATGATCATCGCCATGCAGCTTCCGAAGCGAATCACATCCGCTCATATCCGCGAAGAAAAACGCAAGGTAATGGCAGCCGTGCGTCCGATGAAGAAAGAAGAAGTCGGGACCCACGTTATTCGCGGTCAGTATAGCGCAGGACATATTCAAGGAACGCCTGTAGCTGGCTACAGGGACGAGCCTGGTGTCGATCCAGTTTCCATGACAGAAACGTATATTGCCACTCGTGTCTGGATTGATGACCCGTTTTGGCAAGGGGTACCTTTTTATATTCGCACGGGCAAAAGACTGCAAGAAAAATCAACAAGGATCGTCATTGAGTTCAAAAATCCGCACGAAAAGCTATATCAGGAGCAAAATGAAACGACATCGCCTAATTTGTTGATTATTAGCGTGAATCCGAACGAAGGTATTGCTTTGCAGGTAAATAGTAAGAATCCGACAAATAGCGGTAAGATTGAGCCGGTGACGGTAGATTTCAGTGCAGGGACAAAAGACGTGCCAGAAGCGTACGAGCTGCTCTTGTTCGATGCACTCCGGGGGGATTCCACTTACTTTGCGCATTGGGATGAGGTCCGGTTGTCGTGGGAGTGGGTGACACCGATTTTGGAAGCCTTCGCTGAAAATTTGGTACCGCTCTTTACGTATGAAGCCGGCTCATTCGGACCAAAGGCCGCAGAGCAATTGCTTGCAGCAGACGGATTCGTGTGGTGGCTGGATAAGGTCGAAGAACGAGTGCCAGTCACTGCAACGAGATAG
- the kynB gene encoding arylformamidase yields the protein MKIIDISRPFMAGMPTWPGDTPFHYVVNWPKTESGSVNVGKVTMSVHTGTHVDAPFHFDDDGRKIAELPLDLYIGEARVVELTGRSSIGPEDFVQVDLEGVERLLLKTLSWSDPHQFPSTICHLRADLPAFLAQKGIRLIGVDVPSVDPLDSKELAAHHGLHQQDIHILEGLLLDHVEPGDYELIALPLSLVEADGSPVRAILRRS from the coding sequence ATGAAAATAATAGATATATCCCGTCCGTTCATGGCAGGTATGCCGACCTGGCCAGGTGACACTCCCTTTCACTATGTAGTAAACTGGCCCAAAACGGAGAGTGGCTCAGTCAATGTCGGTAAAGTAACCATGAGTGTTCACACAGGTACCCATGTGGATGCTCCGTTTCATTTCGATGACGATGGCCGAAAAATAGCTGAATTGCCCCTAGACTTGTACATCGGAGAGGCAAGAGTGGTGGAGCTTACTGGACGTTCTAGCATTGGCCCAGAAGATTTTGTCCAGGTTGATCTGGAGGGGGTCGAACGCTTGCTGCTCAAAACGTTATCATGGAGCGATCCCCATCAATTTCCGTCAACCATCTGTCATCTGCGAGCGGACTTGCCAGCGTTTCTCGCCCAAAAAGGCATTCGGCTGATTGGAGTAGATGTCCCATCTGTCGATCCGCTAGACAGCAAGGAACTGGCTGCTCATCATGGACTTCACCAGCAGGATATTCATATTTTGGAGGGGCTTCTGCTCGATCATGTCGAACCGGGAGATTACGAACTGATCGCACTGCCGCTGTCTTTGGTAGAAGCAGATGGAAGTCCGGTACGTGCAATCTTGCGTCGTTCGTAA
- a CDS encoding ATP-binding protein encodes MTKIEILKSMLTSDQRNAPVWLLLGLEHAEQGDRTEALQAFTQALAYGNEAMKEKIVIELNKLQKEFPYSRTLKGINQKDSSTYTTMFSPKIRVIEGGKGKTTAKSVQLVEKTAGFGTVGGHGRVKEIIFQRLLQPISQRLPQKKSTLLLYGPSGCGKSLLAKATAEECQAHFFSMAITGGRSMYTPSNRRFNIHDLLATVPANKPFLFFLDELDASSHDEEHANSYPRQGIDSKWLQQIAEAGEYDERFVLMGATNVPWELEPSMLRAAGFDHWIFVGPPDRQAREDIFRLKLEGRPSEMLDYEQLAGWTEFYSGADIEYVVELATEQVWHDIVTKGVDRPIQMSDLREAIAATYPTTIEWLRTLKEHLKQVDDNGIYDEVWDYLSLHSRI; translated from the coding sequence ATGACGAAGATAGAAATACTGAAAAGCATGTTGACGAGCGATCAACGCAATGCACCAGTATGGCTGTTGTTAGGGTTAGAGCATGCTGAGCAGGGGGATCGTACGGAGGCTTTACAGGCGTTTACGCAGGCCCTTGCCTATGGTAATGAAGCGATGAAGGAAAAAATTGTGATCGAGCTCAACAAGCTACAAAAAGAATTCCCCTATTCGCGGACGTTAAAAGGGATCAATCAGAAGGATTCCTCTACATACACTACGATGTTTTCACCTAAGATACGCGTCATTGAAGGGGGCAAAGGGAAGACCACCGCGAAATCGGTTCAACTCGTTGAGAAAACGGCGGGTTTTGGAACGGTCGGCGGGCATGGAAGAGTAAAAGAGATAATCTTTCAAAGACTCCTACAGCCTATCTCACAACGGCTGCCTCAAAAGAAAAGTACCCTTTTACTTTACGGACCTTCGGGGTGCGGAAAATCTTTGCTGGCAAAAGCAACCGCAGAAGAATGTCAGGCTCATTTTTTCTCTATGGCAATCACAGGCGGTCGAAGTATGTATACGCCGTCAAACAGACGTTTCAACATCCACGATTTACTAGCGACAGTCCCTGCCAATAAACCGTTTCTGTTCTTTTTAGATGAACTGGACGCTTCCAGCCATGATGAAGAGCATGCGAACTCCTATCCTAGACAGGGGATCGATTCCAAATGGCTTCAGCAGATAGCGGAGGCGGGCGAGTACGACGAACGATTCGTCCTAATGGGCGCAACCAATGTTCCATGGGAGTTGGAGCCTTCCATGCTTCGAGCGGCTGGGTTTGATCACTGGATTTTTGTCGGACCGCCAGATCGGCAAGCACGGGAGGATATTTTTCGCTTAAAACTGGAGGGCCGTCCCTCTGAGATGCTCGATTATGAGCAATTGGCAGGATGGACAGAGTTTTATTCGGGGGCAGACATCGAGTACGTGGTGGAGCTCGCGACGGAGCAAGTATGGCATGATATCGTAACAAAAGGGGTCGATCGCCCGATTCAAATGAGCGATCTGCGTGAGGCCATTGCAGCTACGTATCCAACAACCATTGAGTGGTTGAGGACTTTGAAAGAACATTTGAAGCAAGTGGATGACAACGGAATTTATGATGAAGTGTGGGACTACCTATCTCTTCACAGTAGAATCTGA
- a CDS encoding phage tail protein codes for MDPYIGEIRIFAGSFPPRDWAFCDGQLLTISSNPVLYSILGSKYGGDGKTTFALPNLRGAAPMNQGAGPGLTPRTAGQTDGAANITLLQNQIPVHTHVPNVCTAPTGDTPTGSKWSSTGGRGGIIPYSNTSDGTQLSQQAIGITGGTQPHNNMQPYLGLSFIICVEGGAFPSRG; via the coding sequence ATGGATCCGTATATTGGAGAAATTCGTATTTTCGCTGGCAGCTTCCCGCCAAGGGACTGGGCTTTTTGTGATGGACAATTGCTTACGATCTCTTCCAATCCTGTTTTGTATTCGATATTGGGTTCAAAGTATGGCGGAGATGGCAAGACCACATTTGCGCTTCCCAATTTAAGAGGCGCAGCCCCGATGAATCAGGGGGCAGGACCTGGCTTGACACCGCGTACGGCAGGTCAGACAGATGGCGCTGCCAATATAACACTTCTGCAAAACCAAATTCCGGTTCATACTCACGTTCCGAATGTGTGCACAGCTCCTACAGGGGATACGCCAACAGGGTCAAAATGGTCATCCACTGGTGGCCGGGGAGGTATCATTCCTTACTCCAACACGAGTGATGGGACACAGCTTAGTCAGCAAGCAATTGGAATCACAGGCGGGACTCAGCCTCATAATAATATGCAACCTTATCTCGGACTCTCGTTTATCATTTGTGTGGAAGGTGGAGCTTTTCCGTCGAGAGGATAG
- a CDS encoding phage tail protein — protein MEPFLGEIRFFPFPFAPKGWAFCNGALLPINTNQALYSLLGVAYGGDGKNTFALPDLRGRVPVHVNNQQDRPIVTRGLSAGEESHVLSTSEIPAHTHMATGSNAAASEKISAGNYWAQASTTTYGTTPDTTMSESALQTVGNSAPHTNMQPYLVGNFCIAIQGIYPSRN, from the coding sequence ATGGAACCATTTCTTGGAGAAATTCGATTTTTTCCCTTTCCATTTGCGCCAAAGGGTTGGGCTTTTTGTAATGGAGCGCTGTTGCCTATCAATACAAACCAGGCACTGTATTCCTTGTTAGGAGTTGCTTATGGGGGGGACGGGAAAAACACGTTTGCTTTACCGGATTTAAGAGGGCGTGTCCCTGTTCATGTAAACAATCAACAGGATCGCCCCATCGTTACGCGCGGTCTGTCAGCCGGCGAAGAAAGTCATGTACTTTCGACAAGCGAGATACCCGCCCATACCCATATGGCAACCGGCTCGAATGCAGCAGCCTCTGAAAAAATTAGCGCTGGGAACTACTGGGCACAAGCATCCACTACAACCTATGGGACAACCCCTGATACGACGATGAGTGAGAGTGCGTTGCAAACGGTAGGAAACAGTGCACCTCATACCAATATGCAGCCGTATTTGGTCGGGAATTTTTGCATCGCGATTCAAGGGATTTACCCGTCAAGAAACTAA
- a CDS encoding phage tail protein, translated as MAEPFLGEIRMFGGDYAPQGWALCEGQILSISEYDTLFSLIGTTYGGDGQTTFALPDLRGRIPLHQGKNPRTGTNFVIGEKNGVESVTLTIPQLPAHTHTVHASSQPGTQNSPANAVWAKNTQLYSTNAPDGLMNASSLSAVGGNQPHSNLMPSTVINFIIALYGIYPQQN; from the coding sequence ATGGCAGAGCCATTTCTTGGAGAAATCAGGATGTTTGGAGGAGATTATGCACCACAAGGATGGGCATTATGCGAAGGACAGATCTTATCTATTTCTGAATACGACACGTTATTTAGTTTGATTGGAACCACATATGGCGGGGATGGACAAACGACTTTTGCGTTGCCTGATTTACGAGGACGTATCCCGCTCCATCAAGGGAAAAATCCGCGTACAGGAACTAACTTCGTGATAGGTGAAAAAAATGGTGTAGAATCCGTCACCTTAACCATCCCACAATTGCCCGCGCATACACATACGGTCCATGCATCATCGCAGCCAGGAACGCAGAACAGCCCTGCCAATGCTGTATGGGCAAAGAATACGCAGCTATATTCAACAAATGCACCTGATGGATTGATGAACGCGTCCAGCTTGAGTGCTGTAGGTGGAAATCAACCACACAGTAACCTGATGCCGTCTACGGTTATTAATTTCATCATTGCCCTGTATGGGATTTATCCTCAACAAAATTAA
- a CDS encoding GNAT family N-acetyltransferase, whose product MVHTRPFEYEQDEAFIWELYCSTRTEEIALWGWSESDKLAFLQSQFIMQQKSYHMQFPAQNHQIILRSGQPIGRLITDASGDALHLVDISLLPAYRGQGVGSGIMGELQKEAEAVPLPIRLHVLQGNPAFRLYERLHFIVTDSTGLYIQMEWQPLLQK is encoded by the coding sequence ATGGTACATACCAGGCCTTTTGAATATGAGCAAGACGAAGCGTTTATTTGGGAATTGTACTGCTCTACTCGAACCGAAGAAATAGCTCTTTGGGGTTGGAGTGAGTCGGACAAGCTTGCTTTTTTACAGTCGCAGTTTATCATGCAGCAGAAATCTTACCACATGCAGTTTCCCGCTCAAAATCATCAAATCATTCTCCGATCCGGGCAGCCTATTGGTCGTTTGATCACGGATGCGAGCGGAGATGCACTGCATCTTGTCGATATTTCTTTGCTGCCTGCTTATCGGGGACAGGGTGTTGGTTCTGGCATTATGGGCGAACTGCAAAAAGAGGCTGAAGCTGTCCCATTACCGATCCGTTTACATGTTTTACAAGGGAATCCTGCCTTTCGATTATATGAACGACTTCATTTCATCGTGACAGACTCAACGGGGCTGTATATCCAAATGGAATGGCAGCCACTTTTGCAAAAATGA